One genomic window of Halanaerobium saccharolyticum subsp. saccharolyticum DSM 6643 includes the following:
- a CDS encoding acetamidase/formamidase family protein — translation MKISSEIFVYSMSAHNQAAASCQPGETVIFETQDCFSNQIQSEEVLFESTDWDTINPATGPLKVEGAEIGDTLKVEIKKIELNNQGVMVTTSEESYLEEFITESKTKILPIKNNKVIFNDKINFDLKPMIGVIGTSPGEDKKAVSCGTPASHGGNMDTKVIMAGTTLYLPVKVPGAMLAMGDLHAAMGDGEVGVTGVEAAGEVTVKVDLVKNKDLSDPLLETEAAFYTIASGTDVDAAVKKASNNMFRFLKERLDLHNNEISMLMSIICDLQISQVVDPQKTARMRVDKEALKEYDLKY, via the coding sequence ATGAAAATATCATCAGAAATTTTTGTTTACTCAATGTCTGCCCATAATCAGGCTGCTGCCAGCTGTCAACCGGGCGAGACAGTTATCTTTGAAACTCAAGATTGTTTTAGTAATCAAATCCAAAGTGAAGAAGTTCTTTTTGAATCAACTGACTGGGATACCATTAATCCAGCTACTGGCCCCTTAAAAGTGGAAGGTGCTGAAATTGGTGATACTCTAAAAGTAGAAATTAAAAAGATTGAATTAAATAATCAGGGGGTAATGGTTACAACTTCTGAAGAAAGTTATCTGGAAGAATTTATCACTGAATCAAAAACTAAAATACTACCAATTAAAAACAATAAAGTTATTTTTAATGATAAAATAAATTTTGATTTAAAACCAATGATTGGAGTAATCGGTACTTCACCGGGAGAAGATAAAAAAGCTGTCTCTTGTGGTACACCAGCCTCTCACGGAGGTAATATGGATACAAAGGTTATAATGGCAGGAACTACTCTTTATCTGCCAGTTAAAGTTCCAGGAGCTATGCTGGCAATGGGAGATCTGCATGCAGCGATGGGCGATGGAGAAGTTGGAGTAACTGGAGTTGAAGCGGCTGGAGAAGTAACAGTTAAAGTTGATCTAGTTAAAAACAAAGATTTAAGTGATCCACTGCTGGAAACTGAGGCTGCCTTTTATACAATTGCATCTGGCACTGATGTTGACGCTGCTGTTAAAAAAGCCAGCAATAATATGTTTAGATTTTTAAAAGAAAGACTAGATTTACATAATAATGAAATTTCAATGCTAATGAGTATTATCTGCGATCTGCAGATCAGTCAAGTAGTTGATCCTCAAAAAACAGCTCGAATGAGGGTCGATAAAGAAGCTTTAAAAGAATATGATTTAAAATATTAA
- a CDS encoding lipopolysaccharide kinase InaA family protein, with protein sequence MNLKNNSFITYKKNEITITVRSDLDSNWVNSFLDKFCDDKDIENTKVLYDKRNTITKIADPILQKEIAVKEFHLKKTYDQLRFRMLPSKAERSLKIARALQKIGLKTPAPLAVIEKRGKTKELIFSYYITDYVDYDFNLLDIAKDFKHPERYKIKEIMPQLGKEVKRMHQANIVHNDLHAGNILVKDFETKAKLYYIDLNRGRVKDNLSEKEKIDDLKRLKFTDQEKKIFFKNYSPGKWKYYKKEVSEARQKRRRFVNAKNKIRKFLGIKKD encoded by the coding sequence ATGAATTTAAAAAACAATTCTTTTATAACTTACAAAAAAAATGAAATTACGATTACAGTTCGCAGTGATCTGGATTCAAATTGGGTTAATTCATTTTTAGATAAATTTTGTGATGATAAGGATATTGAAAATACAAAAGTTTTGTATGATAAAAGAAATACGATTACTAAAATTGCTGATCCAATACTCCAAAAAGAAATTGCAGTTAAAGAGTTTCATCTAAAGAAAACCTATGATCAACTTCGTTTCCGAATGCTGCCATCTAAAGCAGAGCGGTCACTAAAGATTGCAAGAGCTCTGCAGAAAATAGGGCTTAAAACGCCGGCGCCCTTAGCCGTTATCGAAAAACGAGGTAAAACAAAGGAACTTATTTTCAGCTATTATATAACTGATTATGTTGATTATGATTTTAATTTGCTTGATATTGCTAAAGATTTTAAACATCCTGAAAGATATAAAATTAAAGAAATAATGCCTCAGTTAGGTAAAGAAGTCAAGCGCATGCATCAGGCAAATATTGTTCATAATGACCTGCATGCAGGAAATATTTTAGTTAAAGATTTTGAAACTAAAGCTAAATTATATTATATAGATTTAAATCGAGGTCGGGTTAAGGACAATCTTTCTGAAAAAGAAAAAATAGATGATCTTAAAAGATTAAAATTTACTGATCAGGAAAAGAAAATTTTCTTTAAAAATTATTCGCCAGGAAAATGGAAGTATTATAAAAAGGAAGTTAGTGAAGCTCGTCAAAAAAGAAGAAGATTTGTTAATGCTAAAAATAAAATAAGAAAGTTTTTAGGTATAAAAAAAGACTAA
- a CDS encoding NAD-dependent epimerase/dehydratase family protein, whose translation MQHLITGAAGFIGSNLAKELLEKGEEVIGIDCFTDYYSRDLKEKNIENILNDPKFSFLEKDLLQVDLKKLLKDIDYVYHQAAQAGVRSSWGEDFEIYNQNNILLTQKLLEAAREAKQLKKFVYASSSSVYGDTDQLPMQEKNRLQPVSPYGVSKLAGENLTYLYHKNFKVPTVSLRYFTVYGEGQRPDMAFHIFTKAFLTGGEINIFGDGKQSRNFTYVGDIARANILAAEKAPAGEIINIGGSGKGIVLNDTLDLIKELTNCDTKINYIEKVKGDVKHTSADTSKAEKLLGYQPQVSFKEGLKREVEWLQKIY comes from the coding sequence TTGCAACACCTAATAACAGGAGCAGCAGGTTTTATTGGTTCTAATCTGGCCAAAGAACTATTAGAAAAGGGAGAAGAAGTTATTGGAATAGATTGTTTTACAGATTATTATTCTCGTGACTTAAAAGAAAAAAATATAGAAAATATATTAAATGATCCTAAATTTTCTTTTTTAGAAAAAGATCTTTTACAGGTTGATTTAAAAAAATTATTAAAAGATATAGATTATGTATATCATCAAGCGGCTCAAGCTGGTGTTCGATCTAGTTGGGGAGAAGATTTTGAAATATATAATCAGAATAATATTCTTTTAACGCAAAAATTATTGGAGGCGGCCAGAGAAGCTAAACAATTAAAGAAATTTGTTTATGCATCTTCATCTTCAGTCTATGGTGATACTGATCAGTTACCAATGCAGGAGAAAAATAGATTACAGCCAGTTTCTCCTTATGGAGTCTCTAAGCTTGCAGGTGAAAATCTAACTTATTTATATCATAAAAATTTTAAGGTGCCAACTGTATCATTACGATATTTTACTGTCTATGGGGAAGGACAGCGGCCAGATATGGCTTTTCATATTTTCACTAAAGCTTTTTTAACTGGGGGAGAAATTAATATCTTTGGCGATGGTAAACAAAGTCGTAATTTCACTTATGTTGGTGATATTGCTCGTGCCAACATCTTAGCTGCAGAGAAAGCTCCAGCAGGTGAGATTATTAATATTGGAGGCTCTGGTAAAGGTATAGTTTTAAATGATACCCTTGATCTAATCAAAGAACTGACAAATTGTGATACTAAAATTAATTATATAGAAAAGGTTAAAGGTGATGTAAAACATACATCTGCAGATACTTCTAAGGCGGAAAAATTATTAGGATATCAGCCACAGGTTTCTTTTAAAGAAGGATTGAAAAGAGAAGTAGAGTGGCTTCAGAAAATTTATTAA